Proteins from a genomic interval of Pogoniulus pusillus isolate bPogPus1 chromosome 42, bPogPus1.pri, whole genome shotgun sequence:
- the POLB gene encoding DNA polymerase beta has protein sequence MSKRKAPQEGPNEGITDFLTELANYERNVNRAVHKYNAYRKAASVIARYPSKIQSGAEAKKLDGVGAKIAEKIDEFLSTGKLRKLEKIRQDDTSASINLLTRVTGIGPAAARKFVEEGIKTIEDLRKIEHKLTHHQQIGLKYFEDFEKRIPREEMLQMQEIVLEEVKKLDPDYIATVCGSFRRGAESSGDMDVLLTHPSFTSESTKQPKLLRQVVERLEKIHFVTDVLSKGDTKFMGVCQLPTKEDGTAFPHRRIDIRLIPKDQYYCGVLYFTGSDIFNKNMRAHALEMGFTINEYTIRALGVTGVAGEPLPVESEKDIFDYIQWKYREPKDRSE, from the exons ATGAGCAAGCGGAAGGCTCCCCAGGAGGGCCCCAACGAGGGCATCACCGATTTCCTCACGG AGCTGGCCAATTACGAGCGCAACGTGAACCGAGCCGTTCACAAGTACAACGCCTACAG GAAGGCAGCCTCGGTGATCGCCCGGTACCCCAGCAAGATCCAGAGCGGCGCCGAAGCCAAGAAGCTG GATGGAGTAGGAGCTAAGATAGCTGAGAAGATAGATGAGTTCTTGTCCACTGGGAAGCTGCGCAAGCTGGAAAAG ATCAGACAGGATGACACCAGTGCATCCATCAACCTCCTGACGCGGGTCACTGGCATTGG tcctgctgctgctaggaAGTTTGTTGAGGAAGGAATTAAGACTATAGAAG ATCTAAGGAAAATTGAGCACAAGCTGACACACCACCAGCAGATTGGGCTGAA ATATTTTGAGGATTTTGAAAAGAGAATCCCAAGGGAAGAAATGCTGCAGATGCAG GAAATTGTGCTGGAAGAGGTAAAGAAGCTGGACCCAGACTATATTGCTACAGTCTGTGGCAGTTTTAGACGAG gggcagagtccagtggtgATATGGATGTTCTGCTAACCCACCCGAGTTTCACATCTGAGTCAACCAAACAG CCAAAGCTCCTGCGTCAAGTTGTGGAACGACTGGAAAAAATCCACTTTGTCACAGATGTGCTGTCTAAAGGTGACACTAAATTCATG GGGGTCTGTCAGCTGCCCACTAAAGAAGATGGAACAGCCTTTCCACACAGGAGGATTGACATCAG GCTTATCCCCAAAGATCAGTATTACTGTGGGGTGCTGTACTTCACAGGCAGTGACATCTTCAACAAGAACATGAGGGCTCATGCCCTGGAAATGGGCTTCACCATCAACGAGTACACGATCCGAGCCCTGGGGGTCACTG GAGTTGCTGGGGAGCCTCTACCAGTGGAATCTGAGAAAGATATCTTTGACTACATCCAGTGGAAGTACCGAGAGCCGAAGGACCGCAGCGAATGA
- the VDAC3 gene encoding voltage-dependent anion-selective channel protein 3, protein MAVPPSYSDLGKSARDVFNKGYGFGLVKLELKTKSSSGVEFTTTGSSNTDTGKASGSLETKYKLKEYGLTFTQKWNTDNMLGTEVSIEDQLAEGLKVALDTTFVPNTGKKSGKLKTSYKRDYVNLGCNIDIDVSGPTIYGWAVLGYEGWLAGYQMAFDTAKSKLSQNNFAFGYKAGDFQLHTNVNDGTEFGGSIYQKVNDKVETSVNLAWTAGSNNTRFGIATKYQMDEKTSIVAKVNNASLIGIGYTHALRPGVKLTLSGLIDGKNFSAGGHKVGLGFELEA, encoded by the exons ATGGCTGTCCCACCATCCTACAGTGACTTGGGAAAGTCTGCCAGGGATGTGTTCAACAAGGGATATG GATTTGGACTGGTCAAGTTAGAGCTGAAGACCAAGTCTTCAAGTGGGGTG GAATTCACTACAACTGGTTCTTccaacacagacacaggcaAGGCTTCAGGCAGTCTAGAGACCAAATACAAGCTCAAAGAGTATGGACTCACATTCACCCAGAAATGGAACACAGACAACATGCTGGGGACAGAAGTTTCCATAGAGGATCAG CTGGCTGAAGGATTGAAGGTGGCTCTTGACACTACATTTGTACCAAACACAGG GAAGAAGAGTGGAAAGTTGAAGACCTCCTACAAAAGAGACTATGTCAATCTAGGCTGCAACATAGACATTGATGTCTCTGGACCAACCATCTatggctgggcagtgctgggctatgAAGGGTGGCTGGCAGGGTACCAGATGGCTTTTGACACAGCCAAGTCCAAGCTTTCACAAAATAACTTTGCCTTTGGGTACaaggcaggagactttcagctGCACACCAACGT GAATGATGGCactgagtttggtggctctaTTTACCAGAAGGTTAATGACAAGGTTGAGACCTCAGTCAACCTTGCATGGACTGCTGGCAGCAACAACACACGGTTTGGGATTGCTACCAAGTACCAAATGGATGAGAAGACCTCCATTGTG GCCAAAGTGAACAATGCCAGCCTGATTGGGATCGGTTACACTCACGCCCTCCGACCTG GTGTAAAGTTGACCCTCTCAGGCTTGATTGATGGCAAGAATTTCAGTGCTGGAGGGCACAAAGTTGGGCTGGGATTTGAGCTGGAAGCTTAA